The following are encoded together in the Thunnus maccoyii chromosome 18, fThuMac1.1, whole genome shotgun sequence genome:
- the gpatch8 gene encoding G patch domain-containing protein 8 isoform X3: MGMGRMEMELDYAEDATEKRRVLEVEKEDTEELRQKYKDQMEKEKAIAKALEDLRANFYCELCDKQYTKHQEFDNHINSYDHAHKQRLKELKQREFARNVSSRSRKGGKKQEKMLRRLHELAEQRKQQDCTPGSGPMFKTTTVAVDGEKTEDGDNMTPENPALTDGTLEGSLADKTGQASPKPGPTISFSLGKNNSSSPTPSGGSKVSVSFSFAKKAPVKLETAAAVFADHGEEAMEEEESQEGERAGGQEETSVCSTDSPKGGSGGGEGEGGEGTSVAGTEEVQQPDDGGSLASTLNKLKMMMKKEEGYAGQEPQYYHYIPPAHCRVKPHFQFLLFMKATDQCQSKEEEDEEEGQEEKKVEDSSEQTETNVTECKTEKEQDIVTSTPDPEPTPPSPKVKTEEVSSCAADTSSTVPTSPTQKEESTQDTPDSNLGPKIPTGPFFPVLSKDESTTLQWPSELLEFTKAQPSLSYSCNPLYFDFKLSRNKGVRGGKAVKTSKPCEESDDKGQEIAASTTKVDTTTKPGTSTDKDKQTMKGESGQSEGDEQKLATGSSSAKKKKKKKKHKKSSKHSKRKGKEKGAAEDAEGDTELTQEKPKKKKKHKRKKSKNKAPDQEEATGDDKEKAKPKSEDKTVASSVQLTPGGGGTPGNTGVEMGKRKRATKEVPCKSGVEEGGTGKGTDKANSSEEHSGTKRQKTDSSAPQSASCSSSAQKSPGPGRPPSSDSEEEGGSTTQRSRHHRSSPREQRRHHSEESRRSCSRSSRRGERRGSSRRRHHRSKTSRSHSYSSSSERSSAGSSAYSHHSRSYSDSYSDYSTEGRRRRHSKRSSDSEYERRGSRGRRRSRRHQYSSSSSEDSRSRSRSYSRRKRHRRHHRSSSRSSSSWSRSTSARSWRRSYSRSHSSASRSSSSTKGSPHRRGPRSRADSDSHRRDFNRSRIYRSQSPRSSSSRGLNRNTHSSSSQALRPGGSRDAGEQKNTLTARQLLEKVQSKKSSDDSATGTKSGIKIKDPPQGYFGPKLPPALGNKALLPLFGKLQAGKKPPVIPLTRPDEGEKSGAGKGSEAEGEVILVEPIREFPPPPPPPAPPVQKVEEAPQSTVVQEETTHPTAEAPVHQEPRPLFEQEPSIMMPQYQGESGQDPSQNPMMESLMPEMQQQPPMHAYPAYPPPNLEEDGMEAEEDGLAPLESQPITFTPEEMEKYSKLQQAAQQHIQQQLLAKQVKTFPSAAAAAAAAAAAANLAPAPPPPALQQIHIQQPTVSVASGTSITTVQHAILQHHAATAAAMGIHPAHPHHPHPAHAQLAQVHHIPQHHLTPISLSPLGPSLGHSLGHSLGHAGLIPAHHTAFLSGQPIHIIPASALHHTPLALHHVPHTALYPTLFTPRPSQAAAAAALQLHPLLHPIFSGQDLQHPPNHGS; this comes from the exons ATGGGGATGGGAAGAATGGAGATGGAG CTTGACTATGCAGAAGACgccacagagaagagaagagtgCTTGAAGTGGAGAAGGAGGATACAGAAGAACTGCGGCAAAAATACAAG GACCAGATGGAAAAGGAGAAAGCCATCGCAAAGGCGCTGGAAGACCTGAGAGCCAATTTCTACTGTGAGCTTTGTGACAAACAGTACACTAAACACCAGGAATTCGACAACCACATTAACTCTTATGACCACGCTCATAAACAG AGGCTTAAAGAGCTAAAGCAGAGAGAGTTTGCTCGTAATGTATCATCTCGTTCCCGGAAAGGTGGAAAGAAGCAAGAAAAGATGCTGCGCAGATTGCATGAGCTGGCtgagcagagaaaacagcaggactg TACTCCAGGAAGTGGGCCCATGTTCAAAACTACCACAGTGGCTGTGGatggagagaagacagaagatggCGACAACATGACGCCCGAGAACCCTGCTTTGACAGATGGTACCCTGGAAGGATCACTGGCAGATAAAACTGGGCAGGCCTCCCCAAAGCCTGGCCCAACTATTAGCTTCTCTCTGGGGAAAAACAATTCCTCCTCCCCAACGCCTAGTGGTGGATCCAAAGTCAGCGTGTCCTTCTCTTTTGCCAAGAAAGCCCCAGTTAAGCTGgagacagcagctgcagtgtttGCTGATCATGGAGAGGAGGctatggaggaagaggagagccAGGAGGGAGAAAGAGCTGGAGGACAAGAGGAGACCTCCGTCTGTAGCACAGACAGCCCCAAAGGAGGATCAGGtggaggtgaaggtgaaggaggagagggcACTAGTGTGGCAGGGACAGAGGAGGTACAACAGCCTGATGATGGAGGCTCTCTAGCCTCCACTCTCAACAaactgaagatgatgatgaaaaaggaggaaggataTGCTGGACAGGAACCTCAGTACTATCACTATATACCTCCAGCTCACTGCCGGGTAAAGCCTCACTTCCAGTTTTTGCTGTTCATGAAGGCAACTGATCAGTGTCAGAGcaaagaagaggaagacgaggaagaagggcaggaggagaaaaaggTTGAAGATAGTTCAGAACAGACAGAGACCAACGTTACAGAGTGTAAGACTGAAAAAGAACAAGATATTGTCACTTCGACCCCTGACCCAGAGCCAACTCCTCCATCACCTAAAGTGAAGACGGAGGAAGTCTCTTCATGCGCAGCAGACACATCTTCCACTGTACCCACTTCTCCTACACAAAAAGAAGAGAGCACACAGGACACCCCGGATTCCAACTTGGGCCCTAAAATTCCCACAGGTCCCTTCTTCCCTGTCCTGAGCAAAGATGAGAGCACTACCCTGCAGTGGCCCTCTGAACTCCTCGAATTTACAAAAGCTCAGCCGTCCCTGTCTTACAGCTGTAATCCCCTCTACTTTGACTTCAAGCTGTCCCGTAACAAAGGAGTGCGTGGTGGAAAAGCAGTCAAGACCTCTAAGCCTTGTGAAGAGTCTGATGACAAGGGACAAGAAATAGCTGCTTCAACAACTAAAGTAGATACAACTACTAAACCCGGGACCAGCACCGATAAAGATAAGCAAACGATGAAGGGGGAGTCTGGCCAATCAGAAGGTGATGAGCAAAAACTTGCAACTGGCAGCAGTAgtgccaagaaaaaaaagaaaaagaagaagcatAAGAAGTCTTCGAAGCACTCAAAAcgcaaaggaaaagaaaagggagcAGCAGAAGACGCAGAGGGAGACACTGAGTTAACACAAGAGAAgcccaaaaaaaagaaaaaacacaaacggAAGAAGAGCAAAAACAAGGCTCCGGATCAAGAAGAGGCAACCGGTGATGacaaagagaaagcaaaacCAAAGTCTGAAGATAAAACTGTCGCCTCTTCTGTTCAGCTGacacctggaggaggaggaactcCCGGAAATACAGGAGTAGAAATGGGGAAGAGGAAACGTGCTACTAAGGAAGTGCCTTGCAAGTCTGGAGTCGAGGAAGGTGGCACCGGGAAAGGCACGGACAAGGCTAACTCCTCAGAGGAGCACAGTGGCACCAAGCGACAAAAGACTGACTCTAGTGCACCTCAAAGTGCCTCCTGTTCCAGCTCAGCCCAAAAGAGTCCTGGTCCTGGAAGACCTCCTAGCAGCgacagtgaagaagaagggGGCTCTACTACACAGCGTTCACGTCATCACAGGTCGAGTCCTCGGGAACAACGCCGCCACCATAGTGAGGAGTCAAGACGGTCCTGCAGCCGCTCATCAAGACGAGGGGAAAGACGGGGTAGCAGTCGTCGTCGGCACCATCGTAGCAAAACCTCACGAAGTCACTCATACTCTAGCAGCTCTGAGCGCTCCTCAGCAGGCAGCAGTGCCTACAGCCACCATAGCCGCAGCTACTCAGACAGCTACAGCGACTACAGCACAGAGGGTCGGAGACGGAGGCACTCCAAACGCTCGTCAGACTCTGAGTATGAGAGGAGGGGTAGCCGAGGACGTAGACGATCCAGGAGACATCAgtactcctcttcctcctcagaaGACTCCCGCTCACGTTCACGCAGCTACAGCCGCAGGAAGAGGCACCGGCGGCACCACCGGAGTAGTTCAAGAAGCTCCAGTAGCTGGAGCCGCAGCACCAGTGCAAGATCGTGGAGGCGCAGCTACAGTCGTAGCCACAGCTCCGCCAGCCGCTCCTCCAGTTCCACCAAAGGCTCCCCTCACCGGAGAGGCCCCAGGAGTCGAGCGGACAGTGACTCACACCGCAGAGACTTCAACCGCTCTCGCATCTATCGCTCCCAGTCTCCACGTTCATCTTCGTCACGAGGCCTTAATCGTAATACCCATTCATCTAGCTCACAGGCTCTGAGGCCAGGAGGGTCCCGGGATGCAGGGGAACAGAAAAACACCCTTACTGCACgccagctgctggagaaggtTCAGTctaaaaaaagctctgatgatTCTGCCACAGGAACAAAATCTGGGATTAAGATTAAGGACCCACCACAGGGATACTTTGGTCCCAAACTACCCCCAGCCCTGGGAAACAAAGCCCTGCTGCCACTATTCGGTAAACTTCAGGCAGGAAAGAAACCACCAGTGATTCCCCTAACCAGACCTGATGAGGGGGAGAAATCAGGAGCAGGGAAGGGCTctgaggcagagggagaggtTATCCTGGTAGAGCCTATAAGGGAGttccctcctccaccaccacctccagcTCCACCGGTCCAGAAAGTTGAGGAGGCCCCACAGAGCACAGTGGTGCAAGAAGAGACAACGCACCCCACTGCAGAAGCCCCAGTCCACCAAGAACCCCGACCACTGTTTGAACAGGAGCCTTCCATAATGATGCCGCAGTACCAAGGAGAATCAGGACAGGACCCCTCTCAGAACCCCATGATGGAATCCCTCATGCCAGAAATGCAACAGCAGCCTCCAATGCATGCCTATCCTGCTTACCCACCACCTAACCTGGAGGAGGATGGCATGGAGGCAGAAGAGGATGGATTGGCTCCTTTGGAGAGTCAGCCCATTACGTTCACAccagaggagatggagaaatACAGCAAGCTGCAACAGGCTGCACAGCAACACATCCAGCAGCAGCTTTTGGCAAAGCAGGTCAAGACATTTCCTTCTGCAGCTGcagccgccgccgctgctgcagcagcagccaacTTGGCCccagctcctcctcccccaGCCCTGCAACAGATCCACATTCAACAGCCCACTGTATCCGTAGCCTCTGGCACGTCGATCACTACAGTGCAACATGCCATCCTGCAGCACCAtgctgccactgctgcagcCATGGGCATCCACCCAGCGCATCCACACCACCCACACCCTGCCCATGCACAGTTGGCCCAGGTACACCACATTCCCCAACACCACCTTACCCCCATCTCCCTTTCTCCTTTGGGCCCCTCCCTTGGTCATTCTCTGGGACACTCACTGGGACATGCTGGGCTGATTCCAGCCCACCACACAGCCTTCCTCTCTGGTCAGCCTATTCATATTATCCCAGCATCTGCACTTCACCACACACCCTTAGCTCTCCACCATGTCCCACATACAGCCCTCTACCCCACACTTTTCACACCCCGGCCCTcacaggctgctgctgcagcagctctcCAGCTGCACCCTCTCCTACACCCAATCTTCTCAGGGCAGGACCTCCAGCATCCTCCTAACCATGGCTCTTGA